Genomic segment of Parageobacillus genomosp. 1:
GGCTAAAAAATCAATGATCGCGAAACAAAAACGTACGCCAAAGTTTAAAGTAAGAGCGTATACCCGCTGCGAACGCTGCGGCCGTCCGCATTCCGTTTATCGCAAATTTAAACTTTGCCGTATTTGTTTCCGTGAACTAGCATATAAAGGTCAACTTCCAGGTATTAAAAAAGCAAGCTGGTAATAAACCCATGAATTGGGAAGGAGGTAAAACATAATGGTGATGACAGATCCAATTGCAGATATGCTTACTCGCATTCGTAATGCGAACATGGTACGTCACGAGAAGCTTGAAGTGCCGGCTTCGAAAATGAAACGTGAAATCGCGGAAATTTTAAAACGCGAAGGCTTTATTCGTGATTACGAATACATTGAAGACAACAAGCAAGGCATTCTTCGCATTTTCTTAAAATACGGTCCAAATAACGAACGTGTAATCACTGGCTTAAAACGCATCAGCAAACCAGGTTTGCGCGTTTATGTTAAAGCCCATGAAGTGCCTCGTGTATTGAACGGATTAGGAATCGCAATTCTTTCTACATCGCAAGGCATTTTAACGGATAAAGAAGCACGTCAAAAAGGAACTGGCGGCGAAGTAATCGCATACGTATGGTAATTCATTTTGTTAAGAATGGAGGTGT
This window contains:
- the rpsH gene encoding 30S ribosomal protein S8; translated protein: MVMTDPIADMLTRIRNANMVRHEKLEVPASKMKREIAEILKREGFIRDYEYIEDNKQGILRIFLKYGPNNERVITGLKRISKPGLRVYVKAHEVPRVLNGLGIAILSTSQGILTDKEARQKGTGGEVIAYVW
- a CDS encoding type Z 30S ribosomal protein S14, coding for MAKKSMIAKQKRTPKFKVRAYTRCERCGRPHSVYRKFKLCRICFRELAYKGQLPGIKKASW